The Novosphingobium sp. Gsoil 351 genome contains the following window.
TCGAGATGATCTGGCTGACCATGCCGAAGCCGGGCAGGATCATGATGTAGACTTCGGGGTGGCCGAAGAACCAGAACAGGTGCTGGTACAGGATCGGATCGCCGCCGCCGGCCTGATCGAAGAAGGTGGTGCCGAAGTTGCGGTCGGTGATCAGCATGGTGATCGCCGCGGCGAGCACCGGCAGCGCCAGCAGCAGCAGGAACGCGGTGACCAGGATCGACCACACGAACAGCGGCATCTTGTGCAGGGTCATCCCCGGCGCGCGCATGTTGAAGATCGTGGTGATGAAGTTGACCGCGCCCATGATCGAGGCCGCGCCCGCGAGGTGGAGCGAGAAGATCGCGAAATCGACCGCCGGGCCGACCGAGCCCGAGGTCGAGAGCGGGGCGTAGACCGTCCACCCGGTGCCCGCGCCGTTGCCGGTGCCGCCGGGCATGAACGGCGAAATCATCAGGCTGGTGAAGCCCGCGACGGTCAGCCAGAACGAGATGTTGTTCATGCGCGGGAAGGCCATGTCGGGCGCGCCGATCATCAGCGGCACGAACCAGTTGCCGAAGCCGCCGATCATCGCGGGCATGACCATGAAGAACACCATGATCAGGCCGTGCGCGGTGATCAGCACGTTCCACAGGTGGAGCGACTGGTCGAAATCGGGGTTGGCGGTGCCGAACCACCGCGCGAACATCCCGAGGTACTGGATGCCCGGCGCGGCCAGCTCGGCGCGCATCATCCCCGAAATCGCGCCGCCGATGATCCCCGCGGTGATCGCGAAGATCAGATACAGCGTGCCGATGTCCTTGTGATTGGTCGACATGAACCAGCGGGCGAAGAAGCCCGGCTTGTGGTCATGCTCGTGCGCGTGGTCGTCATGGTGCGCCTGGAACGCTTCCTGGTCGGCGGGGATGGTAGCCATGGTGTCTAGCCTCTATTCGCGTTCAGGCGGCGGTTTTGGCGGATGCTTCGCCCGCGGCGGGAGCGCCGGGTACGGCCGAAACGGGGGTTTGCGCGGGCGCGGCGGCGGGTGCGGCGGCCGCGGCGGCCTTGCCCAGGGTGCCGCCCGGCTGGGTCAGCAGCCACGCCTCGAACTGCGGCCGCGGCAGCGCCTCCACGACGATAGGCATGTAACCGTGCCGAGCCCCACACAACTCCGAACACTGGCCATAGTAAACGCCCGGCTTTTCGATGAACAGCACCCGTT
Protein-coding sequences here:
- the ctaD gene encoding cytochrome c oxidase subunit I codes for the protein MATIPADQEAFQAHHDDHAHEHDHKPGFFARWFMSTNHKDIGTLYLIFAITAGIIGGAISGMMRAELAAPGIQYLGMFARWFGTANPDFDQSLHLWNVLITAHGLIMVFFMVMPAMIGGFGNWFVPLMIGAPDMAFPRMNNISFWLTVAGFTSLMISPFMPGGTGNGAGTGWTVYAPLSTSGSVGPAVDFAIFSLHLAGAASIMGAVNFITTIFNMRAPGMTLHKMPLFVWSILVTAFLLLLALPVLAAAITMLITDRNFGTTFFDQAGGGDPILYQHLFWFFGHPEVYIMILPGFGMVSQIISTFSRKPVFGYLGMAYAMVAIGVVGFVVWAHHMYTVGLDVNTKMYFTAATMVIAVPTGIKIFSWIATMWGGSIEFKSPMVWAVGFIFLFTVGGVTGVVLANGGIDDVLHDTYYVVAHFHYVLSMGAVFSLFAGFYYWFPKMSGRMHSEFLAHVHFWLFFIGVNIIFFPQHFLGLQGMPRRYPDFTPAYSYWNHVSSVYGYSTMAIGMLVFFVNIGWALAAGKKAAANYWGEGATTLEWTLSSPPPFHQFETLPVIDDHAHH